One Acetobacterium sp. KB-1 DNA segment encodes these proteins:
- a CDS encoding adenosylcobinamide amidohydrolase, with translation MRIHRLPTGEAVHRYQKSIVICFERKVKVLSTAHLNGGYSEELKSVFNYDATQGAGMACKLRAETYQEHMKIITEELGLDADYTAGITTAASMENVAIKTVAYKNLSVTVIVTGGIEVNGGRVGDPTTWYEVNGKLHEIKEGTINIILYIDGNMPPETLTRALVTCTEAKTAAIQELLLGSMYSRGLATGSGTDGTILIANGESPNYYQFAGKHSKLGELIGLAVKPAVKEALFLQTGASPEQQFSILRRMQRFGIKLDTIWDQFKTGNDLAKPEFVCLLEKLDKEPELVVLTSLYVHLLDQFDWDLINMEQTVSEAKQILKRMNPQLAGFNGTDWQGVTKDGFIEAMTQKMTDCLVGLLEAQICIG, from the coding sequence ATGCGTATACATCGGTTACCAACAGGAGAAGCGGTTCACCGCTATCAGAAAAGTATTGTAATTTGTTTTGAAAGAAAAGTGAAGGTTTTATCAACAGCCCACCTAAATGGCGGATATTCTGAAGAACTTAAATCCGTCTTTAATTACGACGCCACCCAGGGTGCTGGCATGGCCTGTAAACTCCGGGCGGAAACCTACCAGGAGCACATGAAGATCATTACCGAAGAACTGGGCCTGGATGCCGATTATACCGCAGGCATCACGACCGCTGCATCGATGGAAAATGTGGCGATTAAAACCGTCGCCTATAAAAACTTAAGTGTGACCGTCATCGTAACCGGAGGCATTGAGGTCAATGGTGGTCGGGTCGGCGATCCCACCACCTGGTATGAGGTTAATGGGAAGCTCCATGAAATCAAAGAGGGGACGATTAATATTATCCTCTACATCGATGGCAACATGCCGCCGGAAACTTTGACCCGGGCGTTGGTCACCTGCACTGAGGCCAAAACAGCAGCGATTCAGGAGCTGCTGCTGGGGAGCATGTATTCTCGGGGATTGGCCACCGGGTCGGGAACTGATGGCACCATCTTGATCGCTAACGGGGAATCCCCGAACTATTATCAGTTTGCCGGCAAACACAGTAAACTGGGGGAATTGATCGGATTAGCGGTTAAACCAGCCGTAAAAGAAGCACTTTTTTTACAGACGGGCGCTAGCCCCGAGCAGCAATTCAGCATTTTAAGACGGATGCAGCGATTTGGTATTAAATTGGATACGATCTGGGATCAGTTTAAAACAGGGAATGACTTAGCCAAGCCGGAATTTGTTTGCCTGCTGGAAAAGCTGGATAAGGAACCAGAACTGGTGGTTCTTACCTCCCTCTACGTTCATCTTCTGGACCAATTCGATTGGGATCTGATCAACATGGAACAAACAGTTTCTGAAGCCAAGCAGATATTAAAACGGATGAATCCCCAGTTGGCAGGGTTTAATGGCACTGACTGGCAAGGTGTCACAAAAGATGGATTCATTGAAGCCATGACCCAGAAGATGACCGATTGTTTAGTTGGTTTACTGGAGGCGCAAATATGTATCGGATAA
- a CDS encoding magnesium chelatase subunit D family protein — MNKKNLKQIGHQDRPAYRFPFVAVMGQERVKKALILNLINPLIGGVLLSGEKGTAKSTLVRNLGQITPNMEVVDLPLNATEDRVIGSIDIEKTISQGKRAFGSGILKKAHKNILYIDEVNLLSEHIVNSILEVAASGVNHIEREGISFEHPARFVLIGTMNPEEGFLRSQFLDRFGLYVAVEGSKNPVERKEIVKRRLAFEHHPASFVKAWEEDTEILKNQILEARKNLEAVKISETVLKLTADIVNEAYCAGNRAELMMIETAKALAALAGRQNINIDDIKEAAQLVLPHRKREKPNDPQEPDEQNDEAPEQQPEEKKQENPEKDQNDAEDDSTDQSDPEASEAPDDNDKDNDDNDDNDAEDLEQEEIEPPQQPDLSELLDQIDAIGRTFMVKNLNIKVLDRKKRRGEGKRLKTKTDAKKGQYIKSALPRNTINDLAFDATLRAAAPYQRVREANGLALIIKTEDLREKLREKRTGSTIVFVVDASGSMGVKKRMETVKGAVVSLLTDAYQKRDRVGLVSFRKKDAEVLLNITRSVDMAEKCLRDLPTGGKTPLAAGLLKGYEVIKNEQRKNSDLLPILVLVSDGRTNVALGEGDSFTEALEMGKRIAGEGVQMIVVDTEVDFIKLGLARKLAAAMGARYYRIEDLEADVLAEAVRDLSKESSF; from the coding sequence ATGAATAAAAAAAACCTGAAGCAGATCGGACACCAGGATCGGCCTGCTTATCGCTTTCCTTTTGTCGCCGTCATGGGACAGGAAAGGGTGAAAAAAGCGCTGATTCTCAATCTGATTAATCCGCTGATCGGCGGGGTGCTGCTTTCGGGAGAAAAGGGTACCGCCAAGTCCACTCTGGTTCGTAATCTCGGTCAGATTACCCCGAACATGGAGGTGGTGGATTTACCCTTAAATGCCACCGAAGACCGGGTGATTGGTAGTATTGATATTGAAAAAACCATTTCTCAGGGTAAGCGAGCTTTTGGCAGCGGGATCTTAAAAAAGGCCCACAAGAACATCTTGTACATCGACGAGGTCAATTTGCTCAGTGAGCACATCGTTAACAGTATTTTAGAGGTGGCCGCATCCGGGGTGAATCATATTGAGCGGGAAGGTATTTCTTTTGAACATCCCGCCCGGTTTGTACTGATCGGAACCATGAATCCCGAAGAAGGCTTTTTACGGTCCCAGTTTCTGGATCGGTTTGGACTCTATGTGGCGGTGGAGGGGTCGAAGAATCCGGTTGAGCGAAAAGAGATTGTCAAACGGCGTCTGGCTTTTGAACACCATCCGGCTAGCTTTGTTAAAGCCTGGGAAGAGGACACCGAGATTTTAAAAAACCAAATACTTGAAGCCAGAAAGAATCTGGAGGCGGTAAAAATATCGGAAACGGTGTTAAAGCTGACTGCTGATATTGTTAACGAGGCCTATTGTGCCGGCAATCGGGCGGAGCTGATGATGATTGAAACGGCCAAAGCTCTGGCGGCTCTGGCAGGACGTCAGAATATTAATATCGATGATATCAAGGAAGCTGCACAGCTCGTTCTGCCCCATCGCAAACGGGAAAAGCCCAATGATCCCCAGGAACCGGATGAGCAAAATGATGAAGCACCGGAGCAACAACCAGAAGAAAAAAAACAAGAAAACCCGGAAAAAGATCAAAACGATGCTGAGGATGACAGCACCGATCAATCCGATCCGGAGGCCTCAGAAGCGCCTGATGATAATGATAAAGACAACGATGACAATGATGACAATGATGCGGAGGATTTGGAGCAAGAAGAAATCGAGCCCCCGCAACAACCGGATCTGAGTGAGCTGCTGGATCAGATTGACGCCATCGGCCGAACCTTTATGGTGAAAAACTTAAATATTAAGGTGCTTGACCGCAAAAAAAGAAGGGGCGAAGGCAAACGGCTTAAAACAAAAACCGATGCCAAAAAAGGGCAGTATATCAAAAGTGCCCTGCCCCGCAATACGATTAATGACCTGGCCTTTGACGCCACCTTACGGGCGGCAGCGCCCTATCAGCGGGTGCGGGAAGCTAACGGCCTGGCACTGATCATCAAAACCGAAGACCTGCGCGAAAAACTGCGGGAAAAGCGCACCGGCAGCACCATTGTTTTTGTGGTCGATGCCAGTGGTTCCATGGGTGTCAAAAAACGAATGGAAACGGTAAAGGGGGCGGTGGTATCACTGCTTACCGATGCCTATCAGAAACGGGATCGGGTTGGGCTGGTATCCTTTCGTAAAAAAGACGCTGAGGTACTACTAAACATTACCCGCAGTGTCGATATGGCCGAGAAATGCCTCCGGGATTTACCCACTGGCGGCAAAACCCCACTGGCCGCGGGTTTATTAAAGGGTTATGAAGTCATTAAGAACGAACAGCGAAAAAATTCGGATCTGTTGCCGATTCTGGTGCTGGTTTCCGATGGACGAACCAATGTCGCACTGGGTGAAGGGGATTCCTTTACAGAAGCCCTGGAAATGGGCAAACGGATCGCCGGGGAGGGTGTCCAGATGATCGTCGTGGATACTGAGGTGGATTTTATTAAACTGGGTCTGGCCAGGAAGCTGGCCGCCGCTATGGGTGCCCGTTACTACCGGATTGAAGATCTGGAAGCGGATGTGCTGGCTGAAGCTGTCCGGGATCTTTCCAAAGAATCGTCATTTTAG
- a CDS encoding ABC transporter ATP-binding protein produces the protein MLEIIDLTKKYKSLTAVDALNLTIADGEFFGLLGPNGAGKTTTVRMISTLTPKTSGDIVIGGESIDRNLISIKAKIGVVPQQNNLENEMSAWENLEVHGMLYKMPKEKRRQKIVEMLAFTELTERKDDLTKNFSGGMKRKLMIARALLHEPELLLLDEPTVGLDAAARRKMWDLLKRLKSKGLTVLLTTHYIEEAEILCDRVGLIDKGKLLRLDTPVNLIEEVGKVTVEYFADGETHEEFFPTREKANEYAGSLEGDIRIRPSNLEDVFLKFTNRRVEL, from the coding sequence ATGCTTGAAATAATTGATTTGACAAAAAAATATAAAAGTCTAACAGCGGTTGATGCGCTTAATCTCACCATTGCGGATGGGGAGTTCTTTGGCCTGTTGGGCCCCAATGGCGCTGGAAAAACAACAACCGTGAGAATGATCAGTACCCTGACACCAAAAACAAGTGGAGATATTGTCATTGGTGGAGAAAGTATTGATCGGAACCTGATTTCGATCAAAGCAAAGATTGGAGTTGTCCCGCAGCAGAATAATCTGGAAAATGAAATGTCGGCCTGGGAGAATCTGGAAGTGCACGGGATGCTGTATAAGATGCCAAAAGAAAAACGACGACAAAAAATTGTTGAAATGCTTGCGTTTACGGAACTCACAGAACGAAAAGATGATCTCACCAAGAATTTTTCCGGCGGGATGAAGCGCAAGCTGATGATCGCCAGAGCCCTGCTTCACGAGCCGGAGCTCTTGCTTTTAGATGAACCAACGGTGGGGCTAGATGCCGCCGCCCGTCGGAAAATGTGGGATTTGTTAAAACGGCTGAAATCCAAGGGCTTAACGGTGCTGCTAACCACCCACTATATCGAAGAGGCGGAGATCCTCTGTGATCGGGTTGGACTGATTGATAAGGGAAAACTGCTGAGACTGGACACTCCGGTTAATCTAATCGAAGAGGTTGGCAAGGTAACGGTGGAATATTTTGCTGACGGAGAAACCCATGAAGAGTTCTTTCCGACAAGAGAAAAAGCCAACGAATATGCCGGTTCGCTAGAAGGTGATATCCGGATCCGTCCCTCAAACCTTGAGGATGTCTTCTTAAAATTCACAAACAGAAGGGTGGAATTATAA
- the cobN gene encoding cobaltochelatase subunit CobN — MYRITFIHSPMDHTYNLKEAVRLFKSEGSSNNETVTKDETKIAVSFLTSNKLDDSKEAFDAAMAELERADFILIFIHAGLTQFKSFAPLMERFENKKRFFIWSGCDEENVIALKKSGISPWEHGEIQKYALDTSTENCLNLIKYLGAYYGSLNIAYSEPRHSSWEGIYCPGQKLNAEASKKSSKEQSIETALKEARASQKPVVGILMYSKLVQENNLEHIDALIAEVRKQGAHPLAVYSSSAPNPAIGCLGFQWVVDHIFTTAGIANVDVIINTMSHSQSILSDPGDGTKTVEKSIYQAIDVPVIKALTTFQSYENWCDNLCGIDAMSFPGSVYYPEFDGQIMSFTIAYSVFVKDEIGDKTINRPIADRVVNICELALNWAKLRQKENADKKVAILFHNMPPRNDMIGCAFGLDSPQSVFDMVKALAADGITTKYDFDSGDEIIQKIIDAVSLDTRFLSAEQALKRSVAVIDKSDYQPWFKALESKVQEEMIRDWGDPPGENMVFKDQMPVPGILNGNIFIGLQPARGYEDKAEEVYHSTDIVPPHPYIAYYKWLKNGFKADVVIHVGTHGTLEWLPGKEIGLSAACYPDIAISNLPNLYPYSITVEGEGIQAKRRSYAVLLDHLIPSMAQSGSYDEMEELDDLIKQYYRAVSTDQGKTSFVQQNIQTIVIEQNYLTDLDISQEEMEAEFPAFVEKLHTWVEGIKNTLIKDGLHIFGQVPESERLYQLVCSLLRLSNGKIPSLTQATAKAMGMDYEFLKDNPQHRDAEGVTNLMKFNEIEALSREVVRDYLQNKTEPDTISDHIKSHFKAVNPTDLVDLKTVFEFMNSTLMPKLSATTDEMTHLVKGVNGEFVPPGGSGAPTRGRVSILPTGRNFYAIDPAAVPTRAAWEVGKQLGQKMIDRYLEDEQCYPETMVIVVYAGETMKTSGDDIAEVYYLLGVKPKWLENSDRVIGLEVIPISELGRPRVDVTLRISGLFRDTFPNLIESVEEAVNLVASLDESDEENFIKRNFQNEVRELIQNGASIETAQEEAGMRIFSDPPGTYGAGVTQLINSKNWEDFTDLGKIYTFWGGHAYGKKVHGKRVTEVFARRLSKAQITIKNESSMEIDMLESDDFYNYHGGLIAAVRTASGHKPQSYCGDSSDPARVSLNNVKEQTAKIMRSRILNPKWFDGMKEHGYKGAQEISGMVDFVFGWDATADSVEDWMYEKISENFLFNNERREWIKSVNPWAIQNMTERLFEAAQRGMWEAKAESLEKLREIYMDIEGDLENYSE; from the coding sequence ATGTATCGGATAACATTTATTCATTCACCGATGGATCACACCTACAATCTTAAGGAAGCTGTCAGGCTTTTTAAAAGTGAAGGATCTTCCAATAATGAAACGGTAACTAAAGATGAAACAAAAATTGCTGTCAGCTTTCTTACCAGCAACAAGCTGGATGATTCCAAAGAAGCATTTGACGCGGCCATGGCAGAACTGGAAAGAGCTGATTTTATTCTGATTTTTATTCATGCCGGACTCACTCAATTTAAGAGCTTCGCGCCGCTGATGGAGCGATTTGAAAATAAGAAACGCTTTTTTATCTGGTCCGGCTGTGATGAAGAAAACGTCATTGCTTTAAAAAAATCTGGTATTTCACCATGGGAACATGGGGAGATTCAGAAATATGCTCTGGACACCAGCACCGAAAACTGCCTTAACCTGATTAAATACCTGGGGGCCTATTATGGCTCGCTTAACATCGCATACAGCGAGCCCCGTCATTCCAGCTGGGAAGGTATTTATTGCCCAGGCCAGAAACTAAACGCAGAAGCAAGCAAAAAATCAAGTAAAGAACAAAGCATTGAAACCGCCCTTAAAGAAGCCCGGGCAAGCCAAAAACCAGTGGTCGGTATTTTAATGTACAGCAAATTGGTGCAGGAGAACAATTTAGAACACATTGATGCCCTGATTGCAGAAGTCAGAAAACAGGGAGCCCATCCGCTGGCGGTTTATTCGTCCTCAGCACCTAACCCCGCCATTGGCTGCTTAGGCTTTCAGTGGGTCGTTGATCATATTTTCACCACCGCCGGAATCGCAAATGTCGATGTGATCATTAACACCATGAGCCATTCGCAAAGTATCCTTTCAGATCCCGGGGATGGTACCAAAACGGTGGAAAAGAGCATTTATCAGGCCATCGATGTACCGGTGATTAAGGCCCTGACCACCTTCCAGAGCTATGAAAACTGGTGTGATAATTTGTGCGGAATCGATGCCATGTCTTTTCCCGGAAGTGTTTATTATCCGGAGTTTGACGGTCAGATTATGAGCTTTACGATTGCCTATTCGGTTTTTGTAAAAGATGAAATCGGCGATAAGACCATTAACCGACCGATAGCGGATCGGGTCGTCAATATCTGCGAACTGGCACTCAATTGGGCAAAGCTACGACAAAAGGAGAATGCCGACAAGAAGGTAGCGATCCTCTTTCATAATATGCCGCCTCGAAATGATATGATCGGCTGTGCCTTTGGTCTGGATTCACCCCAAAGTGTTTTTGATATGGTTAAGGCCTTGGCGGCCGATGGGATTACAACCAAATACGATTTTGATAGCGGCGATGAGATCATCCAAAAAATTATCGACGCCGTCAGCCTTGACACCCGCTTTTTATCGGCTGAACAAGCCCTTAAACGCAGTGTCGCGGTGATTGATAAGAGTGACTACCAGCCCTGGTTTAAGGCGCTGGAAAGTAAGGTCCAGGAAGAGATGATCCGGGATTGGGGCGATCCGCCCGGGGAAAACATGGTCTTTAAGGATCAGATGCCGGTGCCGGGAATTCTTAATGGCAACATTTTCATTGGGCTCCAGCCAGCCCGGGGCTATGAGGACAAAGCTGAAGAGGTTTATCACAGCACTGATATTGTACCGCCCCATCCGTATATTGCCTATTATAAATGGCTAAAAAATGGCTTTAAGGCCGATGTAGTGATTCATGTGGGAACCCATGGCACGCTCGAGTGGTTGCCGGGCAAAGAAATTGGCTTGTCGGCAGCCTGTTATCCCGATATTGCCATTTCCAACCTGCCCAATCTGTATCCTTACAGCATTACCGTCGAAGGTGAAGGCATCCAGGCCAAGCGGCGTTCTTATGCGGTTCTTCTGGATCATCTGATTCCTTCGATGGCGCAGAGTGGCAGCTATGACGAGATGGAAGAGCTGGATGACCTGATCAAACAATATTACCGGGCGGTTAGCACCGACCAGGGGAAAACTTCCTTTGTCCAGCAAAACATCCAAACCATTGTGATTGAACAAAATTACCTCACCGACCTGGATATCAGCCAGGAAGAGATGGAAGCAGAGTTTCCAGCCTTTGTAGAAAAACTCCATACCTGGGTGGAAGGCATTAAGAATACCTTAATTAAAGATGGACTCCATATTTTTGGACAGGTGCCGGAATCGGAACGGCTTTATCAGCTGGTTTGTTCCCTGCTGCGGTTATCAAATGGCAAGATCCCGTCATTAACCCAGGCAACTGCCAAAGCGATGGGGATGGATTACGAATTTTTGAAAGATAACCCCCAGCATCGGGATGCCGAAGGGGTCACTAACTTGATGAAATTTAATGAGATTGAAGCCTTAAGTCGGGAAGTAGTCAGAGATTACCTGCAAAATAAGACTGAACCAGACACCATTAGTGACCACATCAAAAGTCATTTTAAAGCTGTTAATCCGACGGATCTGGTTGATTTAAAGACGGTTTTCGAATTTATGAACAGTACCCTGATGCCAAAACTTTCCGCCACCACCGATGAAATGACCCATCTGGTTAAGGGGGTTAATGGCGAGTTTGTGCCGCCCGGGGGATCGGGAGCGCCCACCCGGGGCAGAGTCAGCATATTGCCAACCGGTCGCAATTTCTATGCCATTGATCCGGCGGCGGTGCCGACCCGGGCCGCCTGGGAGGTTGGCAAACAGCTGGGCCAAAAAATGATCGACCGCTATTTAGAAGACGAGCAGTGTTATCCGGAAACGATGGTGATTGTGGTCTATGCCGGAGAAACCATGAAAACCTCTGGTGATGATATTGCTGAAGTCTATTATCTGTTGGGGGTTAAGCCCAAGTGGCTGGAAAATTCAGACCGGGTTATTGGACTGGAAGTCATTCCCATTTCCGAACTGGGACGGCCCCGGGTGGATGTGACCCTACGTATTTCCGGACTGTTTCGGGATACCTTTCCCAATCTGATTGAATCGGTGGAGGAAGCGGTTAACCTGGTTGCCAGTTTGGATGAAAGCGATGAAGAAAACTTCATCAAACGAAATTTTCAAAATGAGGTCAGGGAGCTGATTCAAAACGGTGCCAGTATTGAAACTGCTCAGGAAGAAGCCGGGATGCGGATCTTCAGCGATCCACCGGGAACCTACGGGGCTGGGGTGACCCAATTAATTAACAGCAAGAATTGGGAAGATTTTACCGATCTGGGCAAGATCTATACTTTTTGGGGTGGCCACGCCTATGGTAAAAAGGTTCATGGTAAACGGGTTACCGAGGTTTTTGCCCGACGATTGTCGAAGGCGCAGATTACCATAAAAAACGAATCTTCCATGGAAATTGATATGTTAGAAAGCGATGATTTTTATAATTATCATGGCGGCCTGATTGCCGCGGTCCGCACCGCCTCGGGTCATAAACCCCAGTCCTATTGTGGGGATAGCAGTGATCCAGCCCGGGTTTCGCTAAACAATGTCAAAGAACAAACGGCTAAAATTATGCGCTCGCGGATTCTGAACCCCAAGTGGTTTGACGGGATGAAAGAGCATGGTTACAAGGGTGCTCAGGAGATTTCGGGAATGGTGGACTTTGTCTTTGGCTGGGATGCTACTGCAGATAGTGTTGAAGACTGGATGTATGAAAAGATTTCGGAGAATTTTCTGTTTAACAATGAGCGCCGGGAGTGGATCAAGAGCGTTAATCCCTGGGCCATTCAGAATATGACCGAGCGCCTGTTCGAGGCCGCCCAGCGAGGGATGTGGGAGGCGAAAGCAGAAAGTCTCGAAAAACTCCGGGAAATTTATATGGACATTGAGGGGGATCTGGAAAACTATAGCGAATAA
- a CDS encoding ATP-binding protein, whose translation MNNKKIYPFTAIVGQEKMKLALILNVINPSLGGVLIRGEKGTAKSTAVRALADLLPERDQAEGCKFSCDPVNLDQACQSCREKIKNHDSTIVKAKMKVIDLPVSATEDRVVGTLDIEHAIKHGEKRFEPGILAQANRNILYVDEVNLLDDHVVDILLDSAAMGVNTIEREGISYTHPAKFTLVGTMNPEEGDLRPQLLDRFGLVVDVVGEGEISQRVDVIKRRLDFEENNDAFHELYKVNQNEQVERIQNAAVFLPNVRFDDQLLETIARISMSLGVDGHRADIVMMKTAMTIAAYHGNESVTSQDIKEAAIFVLPHRMRKRPFDDSQFNTDSIEEIVDSLIG comes from the coding sequence ATGAATAATAAGAAAATATATCCCTTTACTGCTATCGTGGGTCAGGAAAAAATGAAACTGGCCCTGATTCTCAATGTGATTAACCCATCCTTGGGTGGGGTTTTAATCCGAGGTGAAAAAGGAACCGCTAAATCCACCGCGGTCCGGGCCCTGGCCGATCTTTTGCCGGAGCGTGATCAGGCTGAAGGCTGCAAATTCTCCTGTGACCCAGTCAATCTGGATCAAGCTTGTCAGAGCTGTCGTGAAAAGATAAAAAACCATGATAGCACGATCGTCAAAGCCAAGATGAAGGTTATTGATCTTCCGGTCAGTGCCACCGAAGACCGGGTCGTGGGAACGCTGGACATTGAACATGCTATTAAACACGGTGAAAAACGCTTTGAACCGGGGATTCTTGCCCAGGCTAACCGTAATATTCTTTACGTTGATGAGGTCAATTTGCTGGATGACCATGTGGTTGATATTCTATTGGATTCAGCGGCTATGGGAGTCAACACCATTGAACGGGAGGGAATCTCTTATACCCATCCGGCGAAATTCACCCTAGTGGGGACGATGAATCCCGAGGAAGGTGATTTACGGCCGCAATTGCTGGATCGCTTTGGCCTGGTTGTTGATGTTGTCGGTGAAGGGGAGATTAGCCAAAGAGTAGATGTTATTAAGCGACGTCTGGATTTTGAAGAAAACAATGACGCCTTTCATGAGCTGTATAAAGTCAATCAAAATGAACAGGTTGAGCGGATTCAAAATGCCGCGGTGTTTTTGCCAAATGTCCGCTTTGATGACCAGCTGCTTGAAACCATCGCCAGAATTTCCATGTCGTTGGGAGTCGATGGTCATCGGGCTGATATCGTGATGATGAAAACAGCGATGACGATCGCCGCCTATCATGGCAATGAATCGGTGACCAGCCAGGATATTAAAGAAGCGGCCATCTTTGTTCTGCCCCATCGGATGCGGAAGCGCCCCTTTGATGATTCTCAGTTTAATACCGATAGCATTGAAGAAATTGTTGATTCATTAATAGGCTGA
- a CDS encoding ATP-binding protein translates to MKKALVLNIINPLLGGVLIRGEKGTAKSTAVRALADLLPSRSQVEGCPFSCDPREPANMCSDCLNKYQNQETFVEVFGRMKVVDLPVSATEDRVVGTLDIEHAIKKGEKKFEPGILAQANRNILYVDEVNLLDDHIVDVLLDSAAMGVNTIEREGVSFFHPSRFILVGTMNPEEGDLRPQLLDRFGMVVDVIGERNPEKRIDVIKNRLAYEKDKEAFAKQFTTDQQELRDRILMAKKLLEKVSYSDQMLEIAVKISIELEVDGHRADIAMIKTAMTIAAFKGQTEVAPADMQEAAELVLPHRLRRTPFEEGIYNFDQVEQIISAVGSARDAVV, encoded by the coding sequence ATGAAAAAGGCTTTGGTTCTCAATATCATCAATCCCCTTTTGGGTGGGGTATTAATTAGAGGGGAAAAGGGAACGGCCAAATCTACTGCGGTTCGGGCACTGGCGGATTTATTGCCGTCCCGTAGTCAGGTGGAAGGCTGCCCCTTTAGCTGTGATCCCCGGGAACCGGCCAATATGTGCAGTGATTGTCTTAACAAATATCAAAACCAGGAAACCTTTGTGGAGGTTTTTGGACGGATGAAGGTGGTGGATCTACCAGTCAGTGCTACCGAAGACCGGGTGGTGGGCACCCTGGATATTGAACACGCCATCAAAAAAGGCGAAAAGAAATTTGAACCGGGAATTCTGGCTCAGGCCAACCGGAACATTCTTTATGTCGATGAGGTAAATCTATTGGATGATCACATCGTCGATGTGCTGCTGGATTCTGCTGCAATGGGCGTGAACACCATTGAGCGGGAAGGGGTTTCTTTTTTTCATCCCTCACGGTTTATCCTGGTCGGCACCATGAACCCCGAAGAGGGGGATTTAAGACCCCAGCTGTTAGATCGGTTTGGGATGGTGGTGGATGTGATTGGTGAACGTAATCCTGAAAAACGGATTGATGTCATTAAAAACAGACTGGCCTATGAAAAGGATAAGGAAGCCTTTGCCAAACAGTTTACGACCGACCAGCAGGAGCTACGGGATCGCATTCTTATGGCGAAAAAGCTGCTCGAAAAGGTCAGCTATAGTGATCAGATGCTAGAGATAGCGGTAAAAATCAGTATCGAATTGGAGGTGGATGGTCATCGGGCCGATATTGCGATGATCAAAACCGCCATGACCATTGCCGCCTTTAAAGGTCAGACGGAGGTTGCTCCAGCCGATATGCAAGAAGCCGCGGAGCTGGTCTTGCCCCATCGCCTGCGTCGTACGCCGTTTGAAGAAGGCATTTACAATTTTGATCAGGTTGAGCAAATCATTAGTGCCGTCGGGAGTGCTCGCGATGCTGTCGTATAA
- a CDS encoding ABC transporter permease produces the protein MSGLYGILWQEFAVFKRKFVATSISFLISPILYLVAFGWGLGSGVEIGGVSYMAYIIPGIIGMSTMMTSFNNTANTINISRIFYKTFEDYMISPINMTVYALGKIIAGAFYGIYSATLIIIMVSIFTNDLVITPYFILIALLNCFVFSALGFLIGLLVNSHSDMAKFTSFVITPMSFLCGTFFSIDKMPEVLKWIIYLLPLTHTNIALRTTGESSQQMALHAGILVAYLVVLFVLGARHCKTVE, from the coding sequence ATGAGTGGATTATACGGTATTCTCTGGCAGGAATTTGCTGTTTTCAAGCGAAAATTTGTAGCTACCAGCATCAGTTTTCTCATTTCACCGATACTTTATCTGGTCGCTTTTGGCTGGGGACTAGGCAGTGGGGTTGAGATCGGTGGGGTTTCTTATATGGCCTATATTATCCCGGGGATTATTGGGATGAGCACGATGATGACCAGTTTTAACAACACCGCCAATACCATTAATATTTCTAGAATTTTCTACAAGACCTTTGAAGATTATATGATCTCACCGATAAATATGACCGTCTATGCATTGGGAAAAATCATCGCAGGGGCATTCTATGGTATTTATTCGGCTACCCTGATTATTATCATGGTATCGATTTTCACCAATGATCTAGTGATTACACCTTATTTTATTTTGATTGCCCTATTAAACTGTTTTGTTTTTTCCGCGCTGGGCTTTTTAATCGGACTGCTGGTTAATTCCCATTCAGATATGGCCAAATTTACCAGCTTTGTGATTACACCGATGTCGTTTTTATGTGGAACCTTTTTTTCCATTGACAAGATGCCAGAAGTATTAAAATGGATTATTTACCTGCTGCCCTTAACCCATACCAATATTGCCTTACGGACGACCGGAGAATCATCTCAGCAAATGGCGCTCCATGCCGGAATTCTGGTCGCCTATCTGGTGGTCCTGTTTGTTCTGGGGGCACGACATTGCAAAACCGTTGAGTAA